The Bacillus sp. FJAT-27916 genomic interval AGATTTTTGGGAACAGGTTGCTCATACGGCCCATGCCCTTTTGGAGAGAGGAGTAGGGAAGGGAGATAAGGTTGCCATTCTGTCGGATAATCATCCATACTGGGCAATCAGTGACCTTGCGATTATGAGCATTGGTGCAGTCAGCGTTCCTATTCATTCCACTTTGCCGCGTAATCAAGTAAGCTATATCCTTCATAATTCAGCCTGCGAATTCATTTTTGTTGGAAATGAGAGGCAGCTGCAAAAGCTGGAATTAGAGGAATTTCAGCATGAGAGAGTCGTCATTTATGAACCTGCAGAAAAACCTCCCGCAGAGAATTTTTCTGCTTCCATGCAGGAATTCCTATCAAGAGGCAAAAGGAATTCCACAGAAGATTGGCAAGACGGCTTTATGCAGATTACGAGAGAGGATTTAGCGACTATTATTTATACTTCCGGAACAACTGGACATCCAAAGGGCGCCATGCTTACCCATGGCAATATTTTAGCCAATGTGGAAGGAGTTCAGTTTTGGGTGCTGGAAGCACGGCCCGACGACATTATGCTTTCCCATCTCCCCTTATCGCATATATTTGAGCGAATGGCTGGCCAGTTTTTCCCCTTCTATGTAGGAGCTACGATTGCGTATGCAGAAAGTATTGATACCGTTCAAGATAATCTTCTCGAAGTCAGGCCGACTGTATTGGTCAGCGTTCCTCTATTATTTGAGAGAGTCTATGCACAAGCCATGAAGATGGTCGAATCTGGAACGCCCATCCGCAAAAAGGTCTTTCATTGGGCTCTGGGGGTAGGGGAAGAGCGCTACCGCTATTATTTGTCATGTCCGGCTGATGAGTTAATGCGCAAGGCTGAACTGCCCAAGGAATTTAGACGAAGATGGAAAATCTCTGAAAGACTTGTCTATCAGAAGGTTAAACAAAAATTAGGGGGCCGCATCAGAGGGTTTATCTCAGGAGGAGGAGCGTTAAATCCGGAGATTGGCCAATTTTTTTGGTCAGTTGACCTGCCTGTTCTTGAAGGGTATGGGCTGACGGAAACAGCTCCGGTCATTTGCGTGAATCCTGTCTCACGCTCAAAGGTAGGAACGGTTGGAAAGCCGCTGCCCAATCTGGAAATTCGTTTAGCGGCAGATGGAGAAGTGCTGGTGAAAGGTCCAAGTGTGATGAGTGGGTATTACCGCGACCCGGAGGCAACAGCAGAAGCCTTCGAAGGGGAATGGTTTAAGACCGGTGATATCGGCCAGCTGGATGAGGATGGATATTTACGGATTATTGACCGTAAGAAACGGATTCTTGTTCTGTCTACAGGAAAGAATATTGCTCCACAGCCGGTAGAGAATGCGCTGCATCAAAGTCCCTATATTGAAAATGCCGTCCTGGTCGGGCAGAACAAAAAATACGTCATCGCGCTGCTGGCACCGGATTTCACCAATTTGAAGGAATGGTGCAGGCATAAGGGGATTCATGGTTCTCCTCAGGAGTTATTATCCAATAAGCAAATACAAGCTTTATTAACAAGAGAAGTCACGAAATACACAAAGAAATTTGCTCAATATGAACAGCCGAAAAAGCTTTTATTCGTCAATAAGGAATGGACAGTTGAGACAGGAGAGCTGACCCCTTCCTTAAAGGTACGGTATGCAGAGGTGGAAAAGAAATATAAGGCTGCCATTGATCATTTATATGCGGAGACTGCCAATGGAGAAATAGACATCGCTGCCGATGAAGCAGCGGTGGGAATCTCATTACCTAGAGTGAAAGGGGAGCAATGAATGATGCCATTTTCATTAGAAGGCAAGGTAGCGCTTGTAACAGGTGCATCCAGAGGACTTGGCAGAGCGGATGCCTTATGCTTGGCTCGGGCAGGTGCGGATGTCATCGTAACAGACATATTAATCGAAGACGATGAACAAATCGATGCAACTTCAGAAAAACTGGGTCC includes:
- a CDS encoding AMP-dependent synthetase/ligase yields the protein MKPLNLVDMVYRTVQRYGQKDALMAKVKGVYKAITYADFWEQVAHTAHALLERGVGKGDKVAILSDNHPYWAISDLAIMSIGAVSVPIHSTLPRNQVSYILHNSACEFIFVGNERQLQKLELEEFQHERVVIYEPAEKPPAENFSASMQEFLSRGKRNSTEDWQDGFMQITREDLATIIYTSGTTGHPKGAMLTHGNILANVEGVQFWVLEARPDDIMLSHLPLSHIFERMAGQFFPFYVGATIAYAESIDTVQDNLLEVRPTVLVSVPLLFERVYAQAMKMVESGTPIRKKVFHWALGVGEERYRYYLSCPADELMRKAELPKEFRRRWKISERLVYQKVKQKLGGRIRGFISGGGALNPEIGQFFWSVDLPVLEGYGLTETAPVICVNPVSRSKVGTVGKPLPNLEIRLAADGEVLVKGPSVMSGYYRDPEATAEAFEGEWFKTGDIGQLDEDGYLRIIDRKKRILVLSTGKNIAPQPVENALHQSPYIENAVLVGQNKKYVIALLAPDFTNLKEWCRHKGIHGSPQELLSNKQIQALLTREVTKYTKKFAQYEQPKKLLFVNKEWTVETGELTPSLKVRYAEVEKKYKAAIDHLYAETANGEIDIAADEAAVGISLPRVKGEQ